One part of the Thermoanaerobacterium sp. CMT5567-10 genome encodes these proteins:
- a CDS encoding IS1634 family transposase yields the protein MYLKKSKRSSGRIYLSIADGYRDKERGHTRTVTIKSLGYLDELQKQYDDPIAFFEQKVKELNEQKAMKKAPIALNFSPNERLLVNTDNRKNFGYAAFSKIYHELELDKFLKNRQRHSKEEYDANAIMKLLVFSRLLYPASKKKTYENRDIFFERSDFSLDDIYRCLSFFNKHSDALQLWVHEHIKSLYERNTNLVYYDVTNYYFEIDEQDELRKKGVSKEHRPDPIVQMGLFMDTNGIPITYKLFPGNALDKTTLMPMLRKIQHDYSLGRIIVVADKGIITGDNIWYTLSAGNGYVFSYSVRCADKEFKKYVLDENGYTYRGDSFKIKSRLYPREILVTTTKGKKMKKVVDEKQVIFYSEEYALKAKYERAATIEKAKDLIKNPAKYNKATSYGASKYVKNLIFDEETGEILESAHQHLAFDEEKLKEEERFDGYYAIVTSEYKESDDKIIEMYRGLWKIEESFKITKSDIESRPVYLSLKEHIDAHFLICFISLVIVRILEYRLNGKYSVSAILESLAKASCSYIQENYYLFDFNNDVLEDIGKELGIDFGKKIMTLGEIKKILGEVKK from the coding sequence GTGTATTTAAAGAAAAGCAAACGTAGTTCCGGAAGAATATACTTATCTATTGCAGATGGATATCGCGATAAAGAAAGAGGGCATACAAGGACTGTTACTATTAAATCCCTTGGATACCTCGATGAACTTCAAAAACAATACGATGATCCTATCGCTTTTTTTGAACAAAAGGTTAAAGAATTGAATGAACAAAAAGCCATGAAAAAGGCTCCAATTGCTCTTAATTTTTCTCCTAATGAAAGACTTTTGGTTAATACGGATAACCGTAAAAACTTTGGCTATGCTGCATTTAGTAAGATTTATCATGAGCTTGAATTGGATAAATTTTTGAAAAACAGGCAGCGTCATTCAAAAGAAGAGTATGATGCTAATGCTATTATGAAACTTCTCGTATTTTCACGCTTATTGTATCCTGCTTCAAAGAAAAAGACTTATGAGAATAGAGATATATTCTTTGAGAGGTCTGATTTTTCTTTGGATGATATCTACAGATGTTTATCTTTTTTCAATAAGCATAGTGATGCTTTGCAACTTTGGGTTCATGAGCATATTAAGTCTTTATATGAACGAAATACTAATCTAGTTTATTACGATGTTACCAATTATTATTTTGAAATTGATGAACAAGATGAATTGCGTAAAAAAGGCGTTTCTAAAGAACATAGACCAGATCCAATTGTGCAGATGGGATTATTTATGGACACCAATGGTATACCTATTACATATAAACTTTTTCCTGGTAATGCTCTAGATAAAACTACACTTATGCCTATGTTAAGGAAAATACAACATGATTATTCTTTGGGAAGAATTATTGTAGTTGCTGATAAAGGCATCATTACTGGCGATAACATTTGGTATACTTTATCTGCTGGTAATGGTTATGTATTTAGCTATTCTGTTCGTTGTGCGGATAAGGAATTTAAGAAATATGTCCTTGACGAAAATGGATATACATACAGAGGAGATAGCTTCAAGATAAAATCCAGACTTTATCCAAGAGAAATATTAGTAACCACCACTAAAGGCAAAAAAATGAAAAAGGTAGTTGATGAAAAACAGGTTATTTTCTATAGTGAAGAGTATGCCTTAAAAGCAAAATATGAACGAGCTGCTACAATAGAGAAAGCAAAAGACCTAATTAAAAATCCAGCAAAATACAATAAAGCTACATCTTACGGTGCTTCCAAATATGTAAAGAATCTCATTTTTGATGAAGAAACTGGCGAAATATTAGAAAGTGCTCATCAACACTTAGCATTTGATGAGGAAAAACTAAAAGAAGAAGAAAGATTTGATGGATACTATGCAATAGTTACTAGCGAATACAAAGAATCTGATGATAAAATTATTGAAATGTACCGTGGCCTTTGGAAAATAGAAGAATCTTTTAAAATAACTAAAAGTGATATCGAAAGCAGACCGGTGTATTTATCACTAAAAGAGCATATTGATGCTCATTTTCTGATATGCTTTATATCACTTGTAATTGTGAGGATACTTGAATATAGATTAAATGGAAAATATTCTGTTTCAGCTATACTTGAGAGTCTAGCAAAAGCATCCTGCAGTTACATACAAGAAAATTATTACCTGTTTGATTTTAATAATGATGTTCTTGAAGATATAGGTAAAGAATTAGGTATTGATTTTGGGAAAAAGATTATGACATTAGGAGAGATTAAAAAAATTTTAGGAGAAGTAAAAAAATGA
- the metK gene encoding methionine adenosyltransferase — protein sequence MKKYFTSESVTEGHPDKICDQISDAIVDEILKNDPYARIACETAVTTGMVLVMGEISTKCYVDIPKVARKVIEEIGYTRAKYGFDASTCSVLTSIDEQSPDIALGVDKALEVKKGISHDDLEEQGAGDQGMMFGYACTETPELMPLPISLAHRLARRLAEVRKNGTLDYLRPDGKTQVTIEYIDDVPKRVDSIVVSTQHSPDVDHDKIENDVKEYVIKPIVPPELIDEDTKIYVNPTGRFVVGGPQGDSGLTGRKIIVDTYGGYARHGGGAFSGKDPSKVDRSAAYAARYVAKNIVAAGLADKCEVQLAYAIGVATPLEVNIDTFGTGKIPDDEISDIVKKVFDLRPAAIIRDLDLRRPIYRQVAAYGHFGRTDLDLTWERTDRVEILKKLAFNK from the coding sequence ATGAAAAAATATTTTACTTCAGAATCTGTAACTGAAGGACATCCAGATAAAATTTGTGACCAAATATCTGATGCAATAGTTGATGAAATACTTAAAAATGATCCATATGCAAGGATAGCATGTGAGACGGCTGTAACAACAGGAATGGTTTTAGTTATGGGTGAAATTTCTACCAAGTGTTATGTGGACATACCTAAAGTCGCAAGAAAAGTCATAGAGGAGATAGGGTACACTCGCGCAAAATATGGTTTTGATGCAAGTACATGCTCTGTTCTTACATCTATTGATGAACAGTCTCCTGATATAGCGCTTGGAGTTGACAAAGCATTGGAAGTAAAAAAAGGTATTTCACATGATGACCTAGAAGAACAAGGTGCTGGGGACCAAGGCATGATGTTTGGATATGCATGTACAGAGACTCCTGAGCTTATGCCACTTCCTATATCGCTCGCTCATAGACTTGCTCGTAGACTGGCAGAGGTCAGAAAAAATGGTACATTAGATTATCTAAGGCCTGATGGAAAGACACAGGTAACAATAGAGTACATTGACGATGTTCCGAAGAGAGTAGACTCGATAGTCGTATCAACACAGCATTCACCTGATGTTGACCATGACAAGATAGAAAATGATGTAAAAGAATATGTCATAAAGCCAATTGTTCCGCCAGAGCTAATTGATGAGGATACGAAGATATACGTAAATCCGACAGGAAGGTTTGTTGTCGGTGGGCCACAAGGCGACAGTGGGCTTACAGGTAGAAAGATAATAGTTGATACTTACGGCGGATATGCTAGGCATGGCGGTGGAGCTTTTTCTGGCAAAGATCCGTCAAAAGTTGATAGATCTGCTGCATACGCTGCAAGGTATGTTGCGAAAAATATTGTTGCTGCTGGCCTTGCTGACAAGTGCGAGGTTCAACTGGCGTATGCGATAGGTGTTGCTACACCATTAGAAGTAAATATTGATACTTTTGGCACTGGTAAGATTCCTGATGACGAAATATCAGATATTGTAAAGAAAGTATTTGATTTAAGACCTGCTGCAATCATAAGAGATCTTGATTTAAGAAGGCCTATTTATAGGCAAGTTGCTGCATACGGACATTTTGGGAGAACAGACCTTGACCTTACATGGGAGAGAACTGATAGAGTAGAAATACTAAAGAAACTTGCTTTCAATAAATAA
- a CDS encoding HD-GYP domain-containing protein, giving the protein MNYDEDKLISHLLMSLKNYNYETYKHSLRVAKLSFKIANIIRLEPKEQISIYKGALLHDIGKLMIPISILAKPDKLTDAEYDLIKLHSSYGANMLEVLPPLMYLIPAVLYHHERLDGSGYPYGLKFIPLSAQIVAICDSFDAMTNKRLYAYKKVKSFKEAIQDLRECGTKYNQMLVSALENVLKNSKSSLDKNNHNKGIAI; this is encoded by the coding sequence ATGAATTATGATGAAGATAAACTTATATCGCATCTTTTGATGTCACTAAAAAACTATAATTATGAGACATACAAACACAGTCTAAGAGTTGCAAAATTATCTTTTAAGATTGCTAATATAATTAGATTGGAGCCAAAGGAACAGATATCAATATATAAAGGTGCACTTCTGCATGATATAGGCAAATTGATGATACCAATTAGCATTTTAGCAAAGCCAGACAAACTTACAGATGCAGAATACGATCTTATCAAATTGCATTCCAGTTACGGTGCAAATATGCTGGAAGTGCTGCCTCCACTTATGTATTTAATACCTGCTGTTTTATACCATCACGAAAGATTGGATGGCTCGGGGTACCCTTACGGTCTTAAGTTTATCCCATTAAGTGCTCAAATAGTAGCTATTTGTGACTCTTTTGATGCTATGACAAATAAAAGACTATACGCTTATAAAAAGGTAAAAAGCTTTAAGGAAGCAATTCAAGATTTAAGAGAATGCGGTACAAAATACAATCAGATGTTAGTTTCAGCGCTGGAAAATGTATTAAAAAACAGCAAATCATCTCTTGATAAAAATAATCATAATAAGGGAATTGCCATCTAA
- a CDS encoding ATP-dependent RecD-like DNA helicase encodes MVEIVGTVEEIIFKNEQNGYAVLELNSKTDSITVVGYMPYVGIGETLKIEGEWMTHPDYGEQVKVSKYEMIAPSTLYGMERFLSSGLIRGIGPVMAKKVVSKFGLDSLNIIETHPEKLMEIPGIGEERVKMITESYEKQKGLRDVMVFLQGYGISTTNAIKIYKQYGDDSINLIKQNPYRLSDEIFGIGFRTADKIAFAMGVDAHSSYRISSGTKYVLMQYAANGHTYVPLDLLSKETAKLLDVSEEEVNDSLVFLAQSGKAMFETFEDGSHGVYYIPYYTAENNTADKIMNMTLTDVNPGDIDIKNEISKIEADMGIKLADNQRLAVEESVKNSILVITGGPGTGKTTIINFIIRLFMKFGKSVALAAPTGRAAKRMTEATSFEAKTIHRLLEYSYTEEEGRGFAKDDKNPLSEDVIIIDEASMIDILLMNALLKAIPLSSRLILVGDVDQLPSVGAGNVLRDIIDSGLVKVIRLNKIYRQGKESLIVVNAHKINNGEYPVLNDRENDFFFINAATQEEILKIILDLNKRRLPEAYGFNPFSDIQVLSPMRKGLIGVINLNNELQKCLNPPKKGLNERQMKDFTFRVGDKVMQIKNNYKMKWTKGDEKGEGVFNGDMGIIESIDNDAQELTVLFDDDKQATYDFADIDELSLSYCVTVHKSQGSEFPAVIMPMSYGPPMLLTRNLLYTAVTRAKKLVVIVGQEKYLKNMIDNNLISKRYSGLLPKLKKALRFMIKN; translated from the coding sequence ATGGTGGAAATAGTAGGTACGGTTGAGGAGATAATATTTAAAAACGAACAAAATGGATATGCTGTATTAGAGCTTAATTCTAAAACAGATTCTATTACTGTTGTGGGCTATATGCCGTACGTGGGAATCGGTGAGACTTTAAAGATTGAAGGAGAATGGATGACACACCCTGATTATGGGGAACAGGTAAAAGTATCAAAGTATGAAATGATAGCACCATCAACATTGTACGGCATGGAGAGATTCCTTTCATCAGGACTTATAAGAGGCATAGGACCTGTTATGGCAAAGAAGGTTGTCTCAAAATTTGGACTCGATTCACTTAATATAATAGAAACACATCCTGAGAAGTTAATGGAAATACCGGGTATAGGCGAAGAACGAGTCAAGATGATAACTGAGTCTTACGAAAAGCAAAAAGGCTTAAGAGATGTGATGGTGTTTTTGCAGGGGTACGGTATATCTACCACAAATGCCATAAAAATTTACAAACAGTATGGAGATGATTCAATAAATCTTATAAAGCAAAACCCGTACAGGCTATCTGATGAGATATTTGGAATTGGATTTAGGACTGCCGATAAAATCGCTTTTGCAATGGGTGTTGATGCACATTCAAGCTACAGAATTTCATCAGGGACGAAATACGTTTTAATGCAGTACGCTGCAAATGGACATACATATGTACCTCTTGACTTATTATCAAAGGAAACGGCTAAACTCCTTGATGTATCTGAAGAGGAAGTGAATGATTCCCTTGTGTTTTTGGCTCAGAGCGGCAAGGCAATGTTTGAGACATTTGAGGATGGATCTCACGGTGTTTATTATATACCATATTATACGGCAGAAAACAATACAGCAGATAAGATAATGAATATGACATTGACAGATGTGAATCCTGGTGACATCGATATAAAAAACGAAATATCGAAGATAGAAGCTGATATGGGTATTAAGCTTGCAGATAATCAGAGGCTTGCAGTCGAAGAGTCTGTAAAAAATTCAATCCTTGTAATAACTGGAGGACCTGGCACAGGAAAAACCACGATAATAAATTTCATAATAAGGCTATTTATGAAATTTGGAAAATCAGTTGCTCTGGCTGCTCCAACGGGTAGAGCTGCAAAAAGAATGACTGAGGCTACAAGCTTTGAAGCAAAGACAATACACCGCCTCCTTGAATATTCTTACACGGAAGAAGAGGGCAGGGGATTTGCAAAAGACGATAAAAACCCATTGTCTGAGGATGTCATCATAATTGATGAAGCATCTATGATAGACATATTGTTGATGAATGCTTTGCTTAAGGCGATTCCCTTAAGCTCTAGATTGATACTTGTGGGAGACGTTGATCAGTTGCCATCTGTAGGAGCAGGCAATGTTTTGAGGGATATAATAGATAGCGGTTTAGTTAAGGTAATAAGGCTTAATAAAATATACAGGCAGGGTAAAGAAAGTCTAATTGTAGTAAATGCGCATAAGATAAACAATGGTGAATATCCCGTATTAAATGATAGAGAAAATGATTTTTTCTTTATAAATGCCGCTACACAAGAAGAAATATTGAAAATAATACTGGATCTCAACAAAAGGAGGCTGCCGGAGGCCTACGGCTTTAATCCTTTTTCAGACATACAGGTTTTAAGTCCCATGAGAAAGGGCTTAATCGGTGTGATAAATCTCAACAACGAGCTGCAGAAATGTCTCAATCCACCAAAAAAAGGATTGAATGAAAGGCAAATGAAGGATTTTACCTTCAGAGTCGGGGACAAAGTCATGCAGATAAAGAATAATTACAAGATGAAGTGGACAAAAGGGGATGAGAAAGGCGAAGGCGTTTTTAATGGCGATATGGGAATCATTGAATCTATAGATAATGATGCACAGGAACTCACTGTTTTATTTGATGATGATAAGCAGGCTACTTATGATTTTGCAGATATTGATGAATTAAGCCTCTCATACTGTGTAACTGTTCATAAGAGTCAAGGCAGCGAATTTCCGGCTGTAATCATGCCAATGAGCTATGGCCCGCCAATGCTTTTAACAAGGAATCTTTTGTATACGGCTGTGACAAGGGCAAAAAAACTTGTTGTCATTGTGGGACAAGAAAAATATTTAAAAAACATGATAGATAATAATCTTATATCAAAGAGATACTCCGGCCTTTTGCCAAAACTTAAAAAGGCGCTTAGATTCATGATAAAAAATTAA
- a CDS encoding ComF family protein — MIFLDLLFPPKTNCILCGKMIKEGNICDDCEGKLPFISGNKCIVCGKPIDTGEKCPDCMEHEHIFSRSISAFEYDETMKSLIARFKYYKERNLSEFFAEYMYKYIKDADIKFDVIVPVPLHRTKLDERGYNQAELLARELSYRFDIMMSKPLRRIRNTKSQTALSREERTKNLKGAFKVVYEDMIKNKTILLVDDVLTTGSTLDECAKVLKEGGAKDVFATTIATGRNV, encoded by the coding sequence ATGATATTTCTCGATCTGTTATTTCCACCAAAGACAAATTGCATACTGTGCGGCAAGATGATAAAAGAAGGAAATATATGCGACGACTGTGAAGGCAAGCTGCCATTTATAAGTGGCAATAAGTGCATCGTATGTGGAAAACCAATTGATACAGGCGAGAAATGCCCTGACTGCATGGAGCATGAACATATTTTTAGCCGCAGTATAAGTGCTTTTGAATATGATGAAACTATGAAATCATTGATAGCCAGGTTTAAATATTACAAAGAGAGAAATTTATCTGAGTTTTTTGCAGAGTATATGTACAAATACATTAAAGATGCTGATATAAAATTTGATGTAATTGTACCTGTACCACTTCACAGAACGAAGTTAGATGAGCGAGGCTACAATCAAGCAGAGCTTCTGGCAAGAGAGCTATCCTACAGATTTGACATAATGATGTCAAAGCCTTTAAGGCGTATCAGAAATACAAAGTCACAGACAGCATTAAGCAGAGAAGAGAGGACAAAGAACTTAAAAGGTGCATTTAAAGTGGTCTATGAAGATATGATTAAGAATAAGACTATACTGCTTGTCGATGATGTCTTAACAACTGGCTCCACACTTGATGAATGTGCAAAAGTCTTAAAAGAAGGCGGTGCAAAAGATGTTTTTGCAACGACAATTGCTACAGGAAGGAATGTGTGA
- the flgM gene encoding flagellar biosynthesis anti-sigma factor FlgM, with protein sequence MKIYNNININNIYDMYKSASSKAVDAKKTNNIDKVEISSNASKINKSFAEYEQIREKKVQDIKEKVDSGTYYVKSDDIAESILKGAFLDKKV encoded by the coding sequence ATGAAAATTTACAACAATATCAATATTAATAATATTTACGATATGTATAAATCAGCAAGTTCAAAGGCTGTAGATGCAAAAAAGACAAATAATATTGATAAAGTAGAGATATCAAGTAATGCGTCAAAGATAAATAAAAGTTTTGCAGAATATGAACAGATAAGAGAGAAAAAAGTGCAGGATATAAAGGAAAAGGTTGATAGCGGGACATATTATGTGAAATCGGATGATATTGCCGAGTCGATACTTAAGGGAGCCTTTCTAGATAAAAAAGTATAA